One stretch of Corvus hawaiiensis isolate bCorHaw1 chromosome 1, bCorHaw1.pri.cur, whole genome shotgun sequence DNA includes these proteins:
- the LOC125334689 gene encoding uncharacterized protein LOC125334689 has translation MHLAYLILTVFLGQLLVAVARAQVQQEPRLETTENTGINISCSHPKIQTGDWIQWYRQLPGRGPELLALTVKESKELPDIAGGLWVSADRRSSALWLRRPRRGDAAVYYCALGDTGRGAGAAAGHEPPRAGPATNTDFCTGINTDTGRDTGTITDTSTDTHTGSSNLESPTALSPSSQRWLCAAEFLILSATSFWHCGTVCNCLVKNTIMTKEDSCLPVLLAWAAGSADISFQVSVLLKCPFCTKNIADHFFCDAAPS, from the exons ATGCACCTCGCCTATCTCATCCTCACGGTCTTCCTGGGCCAGCTCCTGG TGGCTGTGGCCAGAGCCCAGGTCCAGCAGGAGCCACGGCTGGAGACCACCGAGAACACCGGCATCAACATCAGCTGctcacatcccaaaatccagaccGGAGACTGGATCCAGTGGTACCGTCAGCTCCCGGGCCGAGGACCCGAACTGCTCGCGCTCACTGTGAAAGAGTCCAAAGAGCTGCCGGACATTGCGGGCGGTCTGTGGGTGTCGGCAGATCGCCGGAGCAGCGCGCTGTGgctccggcggccccggcgcggggaCGCGGCCGTGTATTACTGCGCgctgggggacacgggcagaggagccggggctgcggccgggcACGAAccgccgcgggcggggccgg CCACCAACACCGATTTCTGCACCGGCATTAACACCGACACCGGCAGAGACACCGGCACCATCACCGACACCAGCACCGACACCCACACTGGCAGCTCCAACTTAGAGTCACCGACAGCGCTCAGCCCCTCTTCTCAGCGCTGGCTGTGTGCAGCCGAGTTCCTGATCCTCTCAGCCACGTCCTTCTGGCATTGTGGCACCGTCTGTAACTGCTTGGTGAAAAACACTATCATGACAAAGGAAGACAGCTGCCTGCCAGTGCTGTTGGCATGGGCAGCAGGCTCCGCGGACATCTCCTTCCAggtgtcagtgctgctgaaatgtCCTTTCTGCACTAAAAACATTGCTGACCATTTCTTCTGCGATGCTGCTCCATCATGA
- the LOC125331415 gene encoding uncharacterized protein LOC125331415, whose amino-acid sequence MLGRRSGGMRRGRGAALAALAAVLLVAVARAQVQQEPRLETTENTGINISCSHPKIQSNEYIYWYRQLPGRGPEFLALIVKESKELPDIAGGLWVSADRRSSALWLRRPRRGDAAVYYCALGDTGRGAGAAAGHEPPRAGPGGAGAAAPPAASRGRCRSAAGPQAAPQLLPAQRPRAHRARHSPARPPDTRLAQPAPCAYTLGTHCPASPPPLCLLCLAGNCCGLRLCHGLWPSGRVHCSSQPALQSRAAPSGQHLWWELTKQLRWQAHMVS is encoded by the exons ATGCtcgggcggcggagcggcgggatgcggcggggccggggcgcggcgcTGGCGGCGCTGGCCGCGGTGCTGCTCG TGGCTGTGGCCAGAGCCCAGGTCCAGCAGGAGCCACGGCTGGAGACCACCGAGAACACCGGCATCAACATCAGCTGctcacatcccaaaatccagagcaACGAGTATATCTACTGGTACCGTCAGCTCCCGGGCCGAGGACCCGAATTCCTAGCACTCATTGTGAAAGAGTCCAAAGAGCTGCCGGACATTGCGGGCGGTCTGTGGGTGTCGGCAGATCGCCGGAGCAGCGCGCTGTGgctccggcggccccggcgcggggaCGCGGCCGTGTATTACTGCGCgctgggggacacgggcagaggagccggggctgcggccgggcACGAAccgccgcgggcggggccgggcggggccggggccgcagcgccgcccgcggccagcagggggcgctgccgcTCGGCCGCCGGGCCTCAGGCGGCTCCGCAGCTCCTTCCTGCGCAGCGACCCCGCGCACACCGCGCCCGACACAGCCCTGCACGGCCGCCGGACACACGGCTCGCACAGCCTGCCCCCTGCGCTTACACACTCGGCACGCACTGCCCGGCCTCCCCTCCgcccctctgcctcctctgcctggCAGGAAACTGCTGCGGGCTGCggctctgccatggcctttgGCCCTCTGGGCGCGTGCATTGCTCTTCTCAGcctgctttgcaaagcagagctgctccttcaggcCAGCATCTGTGGTGGGAGCTGACAAAGCAGCTGCGCTGGCAGGCACACATGGTCTCATAA